A window of Mangifera indica cultivar Alphonso chromosome 13, CATAS_Mindica_2.1, whole genome shotgun sequence contains these coding sequences:
- the LOC123194455 gene encoding probable xyloglucan endotransglucosylase/hydrolase protein 23 → MASSSSKMLIILMVVGSFVLASANFYQNFDITWGDGRAQILNNGELLTLSLDKGSGSGFQSKNEYLFGKIDMQLKLVPGNSAGTVTAYYLKSAGSAWDEIDFEFLGNLSGDPYTLHTNVFSQGKGNREQQFHLWFDPIADFHTYSILWNPQNIIFYVDGTPIREFKNTESLGVAYLKSQPMRIYSSLWNADDWATRGGLIKTDWSQAPFTASYRNYNAVDVCVWSSSSGSSSCNSNSDNSDSWLSEQLDNTSQQKLNWVQKNYMIYDYCKDSKRFPQGFPPECAVNNAS, encoded by the exons atggcttcttcttctaGCAAAATGCTAATTATTCTTATGGTTGTCGGCTCTTTCGTGCTTGCTTCTGCTAATTTCTACCAGAATTTCGATATAACATGGGGAGATGGTCGTGCCCAAATTCTCAACAATGGTGAACTTCTCACTCTCTCCCTGGACAAAGGCTCAGGTTCAGGTTTTCAATCCAAGAACGAGTATCTGTTCGGAAAAATCGATATGCAACTCAAGCTTGTCCCTGGAAATTCCGCAGGCACTGTTACTGCCTACTAC TTAAAATCGGCAGGCTCAGCTTGGGATGAAATAGACTTTGAATTCCTTGGAAATTTAAGTGGTGATCCTTACACTCTTCACACAAACGTATTTAGCCAAGGCAAAGGTAACAGAGAGCAACAATTCCACCTCTGGTTTGATCCGATTGCTGATTTTCACACCTATTCAATTCTCTGGAATCCTCAAAATATAAT cTTCTATGTTGACGGCACGCCCATTAGAGAGTTCAAGAACACCGAGTCCCTTGGTGTTGCCTATCTCAAAAGCCAGCCGATGAGAATTTACTCGAGTCTTTGGAACGCTGATGACTGGGCGACGAGAGGCGGACTGATCAAGACGGACTGGTCACAGGCGCCATTCACAGCTTCTTACAGAAATTACAACGCCGTTGATGTTTGCGTCTGGTCTTCAAGTTCAGGGTCTTCCTCTTGCAACTCAAATTCGGATAATAGCGACTCTTGGCTCTCAGAGCAACTCGATAACACAAGCCAACAGAAACTTAATTGGGTCCAGAAGAATTACATGATTTATGATTATTGCAAGGACTCAAAACGATTCCCCCAAGGCTTTCCTCCTGAATGTGCAGTCAATAACGCATCCTAG